ATGATCGAGCAGAACGCCCGCCAGGGACTCGAAGCCTCCCACCGCGGCTACGTGCTTGAACTTGGCAAGAACACCTATGAAGGCACCGGGCAGGAACTGATCGATGACCCGGAGGTCCGTCGCGCCTTTCTTGGTGGTCGGTGACCGCTACGCCGGCGAAACCTGACCCCGCCACCGCCGATCCGTACC
This genomic interval from Acidimicrobiia bacterium contains the following:
- a CDS encoding ABC transporter ATP-binding protein, with the translated sequence MIEQNARQGLEASHRGYVLELGKNTYEGTGQELIDDPEVRRAFLGGR